A single window of Emys orbicularis isolate rEmyOrb1 chromosome 18, rEmyOrb1.hap1, whole genome shotgun sequence DNA harbors:
- the SURF2 gene encoding surfeit locus protein 2, whose product MCEVPAEVQRFLQQHPVLRLVEPGNKVKCRLTGHELPCRMPELQAYTSGKKYLRLIKTTRAFDYSEFEPHIVPSTKNPHQLFCKLTLRHINRLPEHVLRHVQGRRYQRALKKYEECQKEGVEYVPACLLQKRRRRRDDQAEGSRQPRRKGEFWEPMSSEEEEVDTDDSMSDLYPSELFPEKRPVVQGEREGDDDFVTDSEEDVAKPAEENSGVNGEESEKMDETRRAGHKRGKPQLSSLKKKFKSHHRKPKSFKKAANGK is encoded by the exons ATGTGCGAGGTGCCCGCGGAGGTTCAGCGCTTCCTACAGCAGCACCCGGTGCTGCGCCTCGTCGAGCCGGGCAATAAG GTGAAATGCAGGTTGACAGGTCACGAGCTGCCATGTCGGATGCCAGAGCTGCAAGCTTATACGAGTGGCAAGAAGTATCTGAGACTGATAAAGACAACAAGAGCATTTGACTACAGCGAATTCGAGCCACACATTGTGCCCAGTACCAAGAATCC CCATCAGCTGTTTTGCAAGCTCACTCTCAGGCACATCAACAGGCTTCCAGAGCATGTGCTGCGTCATGTCCAAGGAAGGCGCTATCAGAGAGCGCTGAAAAAAT ATGAGGAATGCCAGAAGGAGGGCGTGGAGTatgtccctgcctgcctcctgcagaAGAGACGGCGGCGGCGAGATGACCAGGCTGAGGGGAGCAGGCAGCCCCGCAGAAAAGGAGAATTCTGGGAGCCTATGTCCAGTGAAGAGGAAGAAGTTGACACAGATGATAGCATGAGCGACCTGTACCCAT CTGAGCTTTTCCCAGAAAAAAGGCCGGTGGTGCAAGGAGAACGGGAAGGTGATGATGACTTCGTGACAGATAGCGAGGAAGATGTGGCCAAGCCCGCAGAGGAAAACAGCGGCGTGAATGGAGAGGAGAGTGAAAAGATGGACGAGACCAGACGAGCTGGCCACAAAAGGGGAAAG ccACAGCTGAGTTCCTTAAAGAAGAAATTTAAGAGTCACCATCGAAAACCCAAAAGCTTCAAGAAAGCAGCCAATGGCAAATAA